The Tissierellales bacterium genome contains the following window.
AAGCATCTAGTGATGGAAAAATTGCATGTTTTTTTGCAAGGCATGTTCAAGGATGTCCATTCGCTACTACAAGTAAAAATAATAGTGGAAAAGATGGAGCTGAAACTAATAGAGTTGAGGTTGATACATCAGTTTTTGGAATACAGTGGAATTATAAGTCTAGCAAATCTTCTGGAGAGCATGAAGCTGGTGAGTCAAGTAATGAAGATAAAACATATCGAAATAGAAAATATGTAAAAAATCCTATAAAGGAAAGGCAAGCAAAGTTAACTTTAAATAAGATATTAACTTATTCACAAATAAATAAGTTACAAGAGGCAGATATTCAAATCAACATTAATGGAAAAGTACAGAATTTAGAAGATTGTGTACATCATGTGTCAGTAATTAATGATTCGATGTTAGGCTGTAACGCATTTTTTTGGGGAGAAATGAAATATTATAAAGGTAATTTTATTAACTTGCGTGATGCAAGTGATGTGTCAATTCGAATTTATGATGAAACTTTGAAAAAATTTGATTACCGATTTAGAGATAAGTTTTTTAATATTCAAAAGAGTAACTTAATGATAATATATGGAAAAATTACAAAAACTAAAAATAATAAATATTTAGTGAATCTTAATGATATAAATAGATTCTATTGTAGAGCTAAATAAAATTTTAATTTTACAAACATATAAGAGCAATTATTTATTCTAATTCTTATTACTTCTTCAATACATTTAGTGATACACTGATTGCAAATATTTTTTGGAAAAATTTTTTCTGGAGAATTTAATAAAAAATCTAAATAGAATTCAATTCGATTTTTTGAGTATTATAAAATTACACCAAAACTAAGAGAGCAATATGCATTTATGAACTATTAAATTGGAATCATATTGACAAGCTGAGTGTAGAAGAGTAAAATCGAGATGAGTATAGTGAAAAGAGAAAGGATGTTAAATTTTGAGCGCACAAGAGATAGGTCTATGTGTATTCACTAATAAAGTTTAGTTTTATTAAAATGAGAATTCAATTATTAATAAACGAGGTGAAAAATTTGTCTAAATTATCTTTTATCCATCTTTCAGATATTCATTTTGTGAGAGCAAGTAATGATCCATCAGATATAGATAAAGATTTGCGCGAAGCAATAATAAATGATTTAGAAATAAACGGAAAGAAGAACTTAAAAAATGTAGTAGGAATATTGGTTACTGGAGATATTGCTTTTTCAGGGAATAGAAAAGAATACGAAATTGCAAAAGAATATCTTAATAGAGTTTGTAATGTTTTTAATATTAAACCAAGTGATGTATATTGTGTTCCAGGCAATCACGATGTTAATCAGAATGTAGTAAATCGTTCAGAATTAATCTTTACAGCACAAAATGCTGTTGATGAAAAAAGCACTATAGATGATGCTGACAAAACATTTAGTAAATATATTAGTGATGATAATTTTAATGCACTATTTAAACCTATAAATGAGTACAATGAGTTTGCTAAAAGATTTGAATGCGATATTCACGCGGATAAGATATTTTGGCAAAAGGATTTTGTACTCGAAGGTAACTTGAAGCTTAGAGTTGTTGGGATAAATTCAGCTTTTTTATCTAATAGAACGGATCATCAAAAAGATAAGGAAGATCGTCTGATGTATATTGGACAAGCTCAAATTCCTTGCTATGAAAAGGACGTAGCTACTTTATTGATGTGCCATCATCCGCCTAAATGTTGGAAATTCAAAGATGATATATTACAACGTATAAATAAAAGAGCTGACATACAGTTGTATGGGCATATGCATTCGCAATCGGTAGAGCTTATGGATGAAAACGCAATATTATATTCTGGTGCAGTGCATCCTACTAGAACTGTTGATTGGTTACCTCGGTACAACTGGATTACTATAAGCAACAAAATAGAAACTGATGAACGGATATTAGAGGTTGAAATCTATCCTAGATGCTTAACAACTGATCGAGACTCATTTACCATAGATAGTACCTGCCATCACGGTGGAAATCATATATACCATGAAATAAATATAGATCGCAAACGTAAATCTGCATTACAAGATTGTAAAGGAGAGGTTTTCGTTAAAGAGGAGATTGAATCATGTACATCGAGTCTATTAGTGACTGAAACTTCTGAACTAATAGATGAACGTAAAATTATTTACGATTTTTATGAACTATCGTGGATTGATCAAATTAATATTCTTACACAGTTAACACTAATCACAAAGGAAACTTCGGTAAGATTAGACTCAAAAATGATAGGTGAAGCAATTAAACGTGCAAGAGAACAAGACAAACTTTCGGAGTTACACAACAAGATATTAGAAAAAATGGAGGAAAAGTTATGATGAACCAATTTGCTGATTTGTATTTTAGGGTATTTGCGGAAGCAAAAAATGAACAACTAGAAAAAAGATGGCAAGGAATAGAAGAATATTGTGGTCAAGAAGAAGTTGACATCTATAACCTAGTAAAAATGGCATATTCATTAAATGCTACTGATGAATTTAAAAATAAGTTTATTACTATATTTCAAAATATTGACATATCATTTCAGACTAGTTTTGCAAAAGAACAGAGCTTTCTAGCGTCTATTTGTTTAATGAAGCTTATGAAGGAATCCGATTTTAGTTTAGAGATTGCGCTTGCAGTAATGTGCTTATCTAAGTATAATGGTGAAATTTTTGTTCCTGAATTGGAAGAGAGAGCATATAAGATTTTTGGTGAAACTTCTGCTGGAATCAGAGAGCAGTCAGCAAAGTATCGGGAATGTTCTACTGTAGATTCAGATAAACTTATTGAGTCACTAGAAGAATTAACTGCATTAAATCAGAATCATATAGTAGAACTTTCAAATGCCTTAAAGGAAATTGTTAAAAATATTAAAATTATTAACCAAAATCAAGATCAAAATCGTGAAAATATTAATATTTTACAAGAAGATTCGGATATTTTATCTTGGATAACTGGAAGTTGGAGCAACGAATTAGAAAAACAAATTACAAATAAAATCTTACAGAAAGATATTGCTTTGATTCTAGCAAAAGAGTTGGCTGATTTTGTACAAGTTATTCCAGGACCTTATGCATTTGAAGCATTCTTAAAAAAAATGTTAGATAACTGCAGGAAAGAAGAAAAAAAATATTCACTTGTTACAATGGTGGATTCAATTGACGATGAACATAAATCATCAATTCTTTCGTGTTATTATTTGGATGATGCTAAACAAGAAAATACTCCGATATTATTTTCAATAAAGTGTGCATTAGATGCAAGGCAACCGGATGTATGGAAAAGCGTTGCAGTTAATAAACTTTCTATTAATATTGAATCAACAAAATATGAGACTTTAGAATGGGCAAAATTGCTATATTTTGAGTGCTTACTTGTTAAGATAGAGAGGCGTGAATAAGTTATGGAAAATAATAATGTGAAAAACAAAATGCCAACGTTAGAAGTTGAGCAATCTTCGGATATTGATAAACTTATAAATGACGATATTGAAACATTAGATTCAAATGAAATCATTGAAGAAGATGGGGAAAGTGGGTTTATAAAGTTACCTCATGGACTTGCATTAACAGTAGCAGAAACATACCCTATTACTGCTTCAGAAGATAGCAAAAAGATTATTCTTATAGGTCCATTCGACAGTGGTAAGACTACAATTGAGACAACCATATATCAATTGTTTCATCGAAAGCCTCTTGCGGGGTTATATTTTGCGGGTTCTCAAAGTTTGTGTGGCTATGAAGAAAGAGCATTTTATACTAGATTGGAGTCTAAAAAAGAAATACCAACAACGCCACGAACAAGTAGATTTGTTGACAAGATATTTCTGCATCTTAAATTGTATGATATTAAAACAAAAACAAAAACCAATTATTTATTTGGAGATATTTCTGGTGAAGAAATTTATTCACATTTAGGTAATGCAGAAACAATTTCTAAAAAAATGCCATATTTAAAGTCGGTTGATAGTTATGTTTTTATAATCGACGGGAAACAGCTTGCTGACAAAAATAAAAGAAATGGTGTAATAGATCAAGCTTATAATATGGCACGGACGATATTTGATGCTAACTTATATTTGTCATTTACAAGGGTGCAAGTTTTAATTAGTAAGTATGATATTATTAAAAAGAATGATGAGATTAATTTGGAAAAGATGATTGATAAACAAATTGGACGTATAGTTGACTTGTTAGGGAACTATGTGAGTGAAATAACCGTTCATAAAGTAGCTGCTATGCCAGAAACAGGTGATTTTGAAGTGGGTTATGGTCTTGAGAAATTGATTAGCATATGGAATAAACCACACACTGATAATCAAGTAGCTGAATCATATATGATTGACGGTCAATTGAATTCAGAATTTAATAAGCTTATTTATAAAATGTAGGGAGGTTGAAGCTATGTATAAAAAATGTTTTATAGCAGGTTTACCTAGTGCGGGTAAAACAACTTTTCTTGCAGCTTTATGGAATCTTATAAATTATGATTCTGATGCTAAGTTAAAGTTGAACAAAATTGAAAATGGACAATATCTTGCGAAGCTTAGTAATAAATGGGTTAATATGGAACCCTTGGAAAGGACAGTGCCATCTGGCGAGCAAGTAAATATAAGCATAAAATTAGAATTGTCTAACAAGACTACTGTTGATTTACAACTTCCTGACTTGTCTGGAGAAACCTTTCAAAAACAGTACGAGATGCGTGAAATTTCAGAAGAAGTTGTGAAATATATAGAAAATGCGGATGCAGTATTGTTCTTTATAAATGTAAGTAGTATTAAACTTTTGGGATTGATTGCAGAACAACCTTTTATTAACTCAAGTAATCTAGCAATTAATAATGATAGTAGAAAGCGTAATCCTAAAGAGGATGATCCTATTCAAATACAGGTGATTGAATTACTACAGTTTATTTTATTCATTCGAAAAAGCAAGATGATTAGGATAGGTTTCATGTTTTCTGCATGGGATCTAATAAAATCCAAGTTGAATGATATTAAGCCAGAGCAACTTCTTGAAGAAAAAATGAACATGCTGTGGCAATTCTGCCAAGCAAATCAGGATAGTATTGAATATCAAACTTGGGGAATCAGTGCCCAAGGAGGTAGCTTTAATGAGAAAGATTTACTGTTGGACAAAGAAAATCCTTACGAAAGGATTTTTGTTGAAGGGAATGATGGATATAAAGGCTGTGATTTAACACTTCCTTTATATCTATTAATGGGTGATATGGAATGAATGAAAATAGTATAATTATTAATCAGACATTACATGGATACTCGAATGGTCACCATTTGTTAAAAGCATCTATTTCATTA
Protein-coding sequences here:
- a CDS encoding metallophosphoesterase, which produces MSKLSFIHLSDIHFVRASNDPSDIDKDLREAIINDLEINGKKNLKNVVGILVTGDIAFSGNRKEYEIAKEYLNRVCNVFNIKPSDVYCVPGNHDVNQNVVNRSELIFTAQNAVDEKSTIDDADKTFSKYISDDNFNALFKPINEYNEFAKRFECDIHADKIFWQKDFVLEGNLKLRVVGINSAFLSNRTDHQKDKEDRLMYIGQAQIPCYEKDVATLLMCHHPPKCWKFKDDILQRINKRADIQLYGHMHSQSVELMDENAILYSGAVHPTRTVDWLPRYNWITISNKIETDERILEVEIYPRCLTTDRDSFTIDSTCHHGGNHIYHEINIDRKRKSALQDCKGEVFVKEEIESCTSSLLVTETSELIDERKIIYDFYELSWIDQINILTQLTLITKETSVRLDSKMIGEAIKRAREQDKLSELHNKILEKMEEKL